In the Corythoichthys intestinalis isolate RoL2023-P3 chromosome 12, ASM3026506v1, whole genome shotgun sequence genome, one interval contains:
- the LOC130926995 gene encoding cytochrome c oxidase assembly factor 5, translating to MPKYYEDKEEDNRACAGIREDFKACLLQHDCVVKEGKMPSECLKEGHCKALQTSFFECKRSMLDTRSRFRGRKGY from the exons ATGCCTAAATACTACGAGGATAAAGAGGAAGACAACCGAGCGTGTGCTGGGATAAGAGAAGATTTCAAGGCTTGTCTCCTTCAACACGACTGCGTAGTCAAG GAAGGAAAGATGCCAAGCGAGTGTTTGAAGGAAGGCCATTGCAAAGCCTTGCAGACATCATTCTTCGAGTGCAAGAGGTCCATG CTGGATACGAGGTCAAGATTCAGAGGAAGAAAAGGATATTAA